Proteins from a genomic interval of Ignavibacteriota bacterium:
- a CDS encoding heme exporter protein CcmB has translation MSSSLRSAFTVFLKDFKSEVRTRYALNALLMFVVTTISIIIFAIGNETVNTDILSGILWVIIFFSSMAGLSRTFVSEEERGTVMTLQLIATPMTIFAGKLLFNLVLLAMLNLVSVVLYSLVISNFVIKNFEIFLPTIIFGTYGLAAASTIIAAIISKAGSKGTLYPVLSFPILLPLLLTLINATKLSVEGATFTDALSEFQVLIAYSIVITTVSYLLFEFIWRE, from the coding sequence ATGAGTTCGTCCCTTCGTTCTGCATTTACTGTTTTCTTAAAGGATTTCAAATCGGAAGTCCGAACACGCTACGCGCTGAACGCGTTGCTGATGTTTGTCGTAACAACAATTTCCATCATCATCTTTGCAATCGGTAATGAAACGGTCAACACCGACATACTTTCGGGAATTCTCTGGGTGATTATTTTCTTCTCTTCGATGGCAGGACTTTCCCGAACGTTCGTCAGCGAAGAAGAACGGGGAACGGTAATGACGCTTCAACTCATCGCAACTCCAATGACAATCTTTGCTGGCAAGTTATTATTCAATCTTGTTTTGCTTGCGATGTTGAATCTCGTCAGCGTTGTGTTGTACTCGCTTGTCATTTCCAATTTCGTGATTAAGAATTTCGAGATATTTCTTCCGACAATCATTTTCGGGACGTACGGATTAGCCGCCGCCTCAACGATTATTGCGGCAATTATTTCCAAAGCCGGCTCGAAAGGGACTCTCTATCCCGTGCTTTCTTTTCCGATTTTATTACCACTTCTCTTAACCCTCATTAACGCAACCAAACTCTCCGTCGAAGGAGCAACATTTACCGATGCACTGAGCGAGTTTCAGGTTCTTATCGCATACAGCATCGTCATTACAACCGTTTCGTATTTGTTGTTTGAGTTTATTTGGAGAGAGTAA